A genome region from Calliopsis andreniformis isolate RMS-2024a chromosome 2, iyCalAndr_principal, whole genome shotgun sequence includes the following:
- the Y-e3 gene encoding yellow-e3 isoform X1 — MTLFVKLEMRQLCWTILLFLGISGSRPYEKLKIIYSWKSLEFAFPNEVAKFVAIKNGDFIPGAPLPIDVDVYTGGTQPKVFISIPRFQNGVPVTLGYVTDQVSPEGNPIIAPYPNWSYNMLGTSCDTIISVYRMQIDECGRLWVLDTGKISDKRICPPKLHVFSLETNKLINQYKFPLDQTKEDSLFVTVAVDVRDPFHGCVDTFAYIADVTGFGLLVYDYRNMRSWRISNNLFYPYPPFGTFHIKGDSFDLMDGILGLALGPMNNGDRILYFHSLASRVEAWVPTSVIRNYTLFQDHDDAAARSFVPFAKERSSQSAAEAMDRNGVLFFGLMSDLAIGCWNSKLYAEYGGSHNEVLVTNPETLQFPSGLKIVNSKTNRQELWVLTVSFQKYMSGSINSNETNFRIQAAFVDELVRGTKCNTIPSTDPQRISKYGK; from the exons ATGACTTTGTTTGTTAAGTTGGAGATGAGGCAGCTTTGTTGGACAATCTTACTGTTCCTCGGAATTTCCGGTTCACGGCCCTACGAGAAGTTGAAGATCATTTATTCGTGGAAGTCATTGGAGTTTGCGTTTCCCAACGAGGTTGCTAAATTCGTCGCTATTAAAAATGGAGattttattcctggtgcacctTTGCCCATCGATGTCGACGTCTACACTGGAG GTACTCAGCCGAAGGTATTTATTTCCATCCCGAGATTTCAGAATGGAGTACCAGTGACTTTAGGGTATGTCACTGACCAGGTGTCGCCAGAAGGAAATCCCATAATCGCACCGTATCCGAATTGGAGTTACAACATGCTAGGAACTTCTTGTGACACCATCATTAGCGTGTATAGAATGCAG ATAGACGAGTGTGGACGCTTATGGGTGCTAGACACTGGCAAAATAAGTGACAAAAGGATCTGCCCACCGAAATTGCACGTGTTCTCCCTGGAAACCAACAAACTGATCAATCAATATAAATTTCCTCTCGATCAGACAAAGGAGGACTCATTGTTTGTTACTGTGGCCGTTGACGTTCGAGACCCTTTTCATGGTTGTGTAGACACGTTCGCCTATATTGCAGACGTGACAGGTTTTGGGTTGCTGGTCTACGATTATCGTAATATGCGATCATGGAGGATCTCCAACAATCTGTTCTATCCTTATCCTCCGTTTGGTACTTTTCACATTAAAGGCGAttcgtttgatctgatggatggGATCCTAGGACTCGCTTTGGGGCCCATGAATAATGGAGACAGAATTTTGTATTTCCACTCTTTGGCTAGTAGAGTGGAAGCATGGGTGCCCACGTCTGTAATTAG GAATTATACTTTATTCCAAGACCACGATGATGCTGCGGCAAGGTCGTTCGTTCCATTTGCAAAGGAAAGGTCTTCACAGTCAGCAGCTGAGGCCATGGATCGTAACGGAGTGCTCTTCTTCGGCTTGATGTCTGACCTAGCGATCGGATGCTGGAACAGCAAGCTTTACGCTGAATATGGAGGAAGTCATAATGAGGTGCTTGTAACCAATCCAGAAACTTTGCAGTTTCCATCTGGATTAAAG attgtgaacTCGAAGACGAACAGACAAGAATTATGGGTCCTCACTGTGTCATTCCAGAAGTATATGAGTGGTTCCATAAACTCTAACGAGACGAACTTTAGGATCCAAGCTGCTTTCGTCGATGAACTTGTCCGTGGAACCAAGTGTAACACAATTCCCTCGACGGACCCTCAGAGGATATCTAAGTATGGCAAATGA
- the Y-e3 gene encoding yellow-e3 isoform X2 codes for MRQLCWTILLFLGISGSRPYEKLKIIYSWKSLEFAFPNEVAKFVAIKNGDFIPGAPLPIDVDVYTGGTQPKVFISIPRFQNGVPVTLGYVTDQVSPEGNPIIAPYPNWSYNMLGTSCDTIISVYRMQIDECGRLWVLDTGKISDKRICPPKLHVFSLETNKLINQYKFPLDQTKEDSLFVTVAVDVRDPFHGCVDTFAYIADVTGFGLLVYDYRNMRSWRISNNLFYPYPPFGTFHIKGDSFDLMDGILGLALGPMNNGDRILYFHSLASRVEAWVPTSVIRNYTLFQDHDDAAARSFVPFAKERSSQSAAEAMDRNGVLFFGLMSDLAIGCWNSKLYAEYGGSHNEVLVTNPETLQFPSGLKIVNSKTNRQELWVLTVSFQKYMSGSINSNETNFRIQAAFVDELVRGTKCNTIPSTDPQRISKYGK; via the exons ATGAGGCAGCTTTGTTGGACAATCTTACTGTTCCTCGGAATTTCCGGTTCACGGCCCTACGAGAAGTTGAAGATCATTTATTCGTGGAAGTCATTGGAGTTTGCGTTTCCCAACGAGGTTGCTAAATTCGTCGCTATTAAAAATGGAGattttattcctggtgcacctTTGCCCATCGATGTCGACGTCTACACTGGAG GTACTCAGCCGAAGGTATTTATTTCCATCCCGAGATTTCAGAATGGAGTACCAGTGACTTTAGGGTATGTCACTGACCAGGTGTCGCCAGAAGGAAATCCCATAATCGCACCGTATCCGAATTGGAGTTACAACATGCTAGGAACTTCTTGTGACACCATCATTAGCGTGTATAGAATGCAG ATAGACGAGTGTGGACGCTTATGGGTGCTAGACACTGGCAAAATAAGTGACAAAAGGATCTGCCCACCGAAATTGCACGTGTTCTCCCTGGAAACCAACAAACTGATCAATCAATATAAATTTCCTCTCGATCAGACAAAGGAGGACTCATTGTTTGTTACTGTGGCCGTTGACGTTCGAGACCCTTTTCATGGTTGTGTAGACACGTTCGCCTATATTGCAGACGTGACAGGTTTTGGGTTGCTGGTCTACGATTATCGTAATATGCGATCATGGAGGATCTCCAACAATCTGTTCTATCCTTATCCTCCGTTTGGTACTTTTCACATTAAAGGCGAttcgtttgatctgatggatggGATCCTAGGACTCGCTTTGGGGCCCATGAATAATGGAGACAGAATTTTGTATTTCCACTCTTTGGCTAGTAGAGTGGAAGCATGGGTGCCCACGTCTGTAATTAG GAATTATACTTTATTCCAAGACCACGATGATGCTGCGGCAAGGTCGTTCGTTCCATTTGCAAAGGAAAGGTCTTCACAGTCAGCAGCTGAGGCCATGGATCGTAACGGAGTGCTCTTCTTCGGCTTGATGTCTGACCTAGCGATCGGATGCTGGAACAGCAAGCTTTACGCTGAATATGGAGGAAGTCATAATGAGGTGCTTGTAACCAATCCAGAAACTTTGCAGTTTCCATCTGGATTAAAG attgtgaacTCGAAGACGAACAGACAAGAATTATGGGTCCTCACTGTGTCATTCCAGAAGTATATGAGTGGTTCCATAAACTCTAACGAGACGAACTTTAGGATCCAAGCTGCTTTCGTCGATGAACTTGTCCGTGGAACCAAGTGTAACACAATTCCCTCGACGGACCCTCAGAGGATATCTAAGTATGGCAAATGA
- the LOC143184846 gene encoding major royal jelly protein 9-like, whose translation MFTPWLFAFSICTIYLVSEVVVAVPPTFNEDMQTVFEWYYLDFVFESDTQRQAAIQSGKYNYTTNAPIDVDIWRDKIFVTIIRDEGVPSSLNVISNEQGKGGPLLKPYPNWNWTNTDCTGITSVYRVAIDRCNRLWVLDTGIIGNNAVCPPQLLVFDLLTDNLIERVQIPHDVAVNTTSGKGLLVTPVVQTFGFRCSRTFVYLADVEGYAILVYDGNSIRRITSSALVSDPAYRTYTIDDVSFTFDDGPVGMAISPLTQTLYTSPMTSHNMVSIKTRELIQSPSGNANFTQYTDVLTTQSSAKAMSRVGTLFFGLVGNTAIGCWHEFRRLTSDNIVVIAQNSETLQFTSGMKVKESLSWYGGETLLVLTNRFQRIATGTLNFNEINFRILKAQVNSLISGTLCMPPSFGR comes from the exons ATGTTCACGCCATGGCTATTCGCGTTCTCCATTTGCACAATTTATTTGGTGAGTGAAGTGGTAGTCGCGGTACCACCAACATTCAATGAAGATATGCAAACTGTTTTCGAGTGGTATTACTTGGATTTCGTCTTCGAGAGTGATACACAAAGGCAAGCGGCTATCCAGTCTGGCAAATATAACTACACCACGAATGCTCCTATAGATGTTGATATTTGGAGAG ATAAAATTTTCGTGACTATAATAAGAGATGAGGGAGTGCCTTCCTCCTTGAACGTCATATCTAACGAACAGGGCAAGGGTGGACCCCTTCTCAAGCCCTATCCCAATTGGAATTGGACCAACACGGACTGTACTGGTATAACAAGTGTTTATAGAGTCGCG ATCGATAGGTGCAATAGATTATGGGTTCTGGACACAGGTATAATCGGCAATAACGCAGTGTGTCCTCCACAACTCCTTGTTTTTGATTTGCTGACCGACAATTTAATCGAAAGAGTGCAGATTCCGCATGACGTCGCGGTTAATACTACGTCAGGTAAAGGATTACTGGTGACTCCCGTTGTTCAAACTTTTGGATTCCGCTGCTCCAGAACTTTT GTGTACTTGGCAGACGTCGAGGGGTACGCCATATTGGTTTACGATGGTAACTCAATCCGACGCATCACATCGAGTGCTTTGGTTAGCGACCCAGCGTACAGAACTTATACGATCGACGATGTAAGCTTCACTTTCGACGATGGTcctgtaggaatggccatatcTCCACTGACTCAAACTCTTTACACCAGTCCTATGACATCTCACAACATGGTCTCCATTAAGACACGCGAGCTAATTCAGTCGCCAAGTGGCAACGCAAATTTCACACA GTATACGGATGTTCTAACTACCCAATCGAGCGCTAAGGCAATGTCGAGGGTCGGAACTCTCTTTTTCGGACTCGTGGGTAACACTGCGATTGGATGTTGGCACGAATTTAGGCGCCTTACGAGTGATAATATC GTGGTGATTGCCCAGAATTCCGAGACACTTCAGTTTACCAGTGGAATGAAAGTGAAAGAATCGCTGTCGTGGTACGGTGGAGAAACGTTACTGGTGCTAACGAATCGTTTCCAGCGTATAGCGACGGGTACTTTAAATTTCAACGAAATTAATTTCCGGATACTGAAGGCACAAGTGAACTCTTTGATCAGTGGCACCCTTTGTATGCCGCCATCTTTTGGACGTTGA
- the Y-h gene encoding yellow-h, translating to MTRKRRSAKPEIGKSRWTKSPWVSSDTLNKLNGYVYVSPSHSFAYTWDNSAPKYDLKCVERKMAVQRSFSGTGMASVVPWLLSMCLIGVQQFASQPGTNALSRGHEAFGQESVSSGFRSSLRNYKTLISNHDEFPGHITCPEHTDTTASDENSVDRLPTTPEYQNHLYGSTPDSNEYFSRSLERNRFHARPAGRNPNRLKADPYSVNQLESHGFNYDSGRGHVENDYVGPAMELVYAWSTVDFTYNSIEARDSAIYDGEYIAENNLPLGLEIWRDKVFITLPKWRDGIPATLATVPKHSKTKSPKLSPYPDWGWHQSGNCEGLTSVFRVQVDECDRLWVLDSGKVDVGKSPKQVCPPAIVIFNLITDTPIRKYIIPEDQVKEDSLYTNIVVDIRNEDCGSAVAYASDVFRYGLLVYDFQTDSSFRIQHHLFFPDPLAAKYDVHGIKFRWTDGIFGIALSPVDIHGDRTLFFHPMSSFREFAVSTSVLKDKRNIEANSDYFMPIGRPRAKDYGHSSGSVVDRNGVMFFNMVTRDSVWCWDTRKEYIPQNLGVIGTNNVSLVFPNDIRVDHEYDQNVWVLSNRLAMYLYGSIDNSKINYRVYRANVKEAVKDTVCDPYHIVPGSEHGYDETC from the exons ATGACGAGGAAGCGGAGGAGCGCCAAGCCGGAAATCGGAAAGAGCCGCTGGACGAAGTCCCCTTGGGTGTCTTCCGACACGCTCAACAAACTCAATGGCTATGTTTACGTTTCTCCGAGTCATTCTTTCGCTTATACTTGGGACAACTCTGCTCCCAAATACGACCTTAAGTGCGTGGAGCGGAAAATGGCTGTACAAAGAAGCTTTTCTGGTACAG GTATGGCGAGTGTGGTGCCATGGCTGCTGTCCATGTGCCTGATCGGCGTTCAACAATTCGCCAGCCAGCCTGGAACCAACGCACTTTCCCGTGGTCACGAGGCATTCGGTCAGGAAAGCGTTTCATCGGGATTCCGTTCG TCCCTGAGGAATTACAAGACCCTGATATCGAACCACGACGAGTTTCCAGGGCACATAACCTGTCCAGAGCATACAGACACTACAGCGAGCGACGAGAATTCAGTGGACAGGTTGCCCACGACTCCCGAATACCAGAATCACCTGTACGGCTCAACACCTGACTCGAACGAGTACTTTTCACGGTCCCTCGAGAGGAACAGGTTTCATGCGAGACCAGCAGGAAGGAATCCGAACAGACTCAAGGCGGACCCCTATTCGGTGAATCAGCTCGAATCTCACGGGTTCAATTACGACTCGGGTCGAGGACACGTCGAGAATGATTACGTGGGCCCCGCCATGGAGCTG GTTTATGCGTGGTCTACTGTAGATTTCACGTATAACAGTATCGAGGCTCGAGATTCGGCAATCTATGATGGAGAGTACATTGCGGAAAACAATTTGCCACTTGGTCTTGAGATTTGGAGGGACAAGGTGTTCATAACGCTGCCGAAGTGGAGAGACGGCATTCCGGCGACGTTAGCCACTGTGCCCAAGCACTCGAAGACGAAGAGCCCAAAATTGTCACCTTACCCTGATTGGGGATGGCATCAATCAG GGAACTGCGAGGGCTTGACGTCAGTCTTCAGAGTCCAAGTAGACGAGTGCGACCGTCTGTGGGTCCTAGATTCAGGCAAAGTGGACGTTGGAAAAAGTCCCAAGCAGGTGTGCCCTCCAGCGATCGTCATATTCAACCTGATCACTGACACACCTATCAGGAAATATATTATACCTGAAGACCAAGTGAAGGAGGACTCCCTGTACACGAACATCGTCGTAGATATCCGAAACGAGGACTGTGGCTCTGCAGTAGCGTACGCCTCAGATGTCTTCAGATACGGACTATTGGTGTACGACTTCCAAACGGATTCCTCCTTCAGGATTCAGCACCATCTGTTTTTCCCTGATCCTCTAGCTGCAAAGTATGATGTTCATGGTATCAAATTCCGCTGGACCGATGGGATCTTCGGGATAGCCTTGAGTCCTGTGGATATCCACGGCGACAGaactctgtttttccatccgatGTCCAGTTTTCGAGAGTTCGCCGTGTCTACGTCTGTCTTGAAGGACAAGAGGAATATTGAAGCTAACTCAGACTACTTCATGCCGATTGGGAGGCCCAGGGCCAAGGATTATGGGCACTCCTCAGGGTCGGTTGTAGATAGAAATGGCGTCATGTTCTTCAACATGGTCACTAGAGACTCCGTCTGGTGCTGGGACACCAGGAAAGAATACATTCCACAGAATCTCGGGGTTATTGGCACTAATAATGTGTCGTTGGTGTTTCCAAATGATATCAGGGTCGATCATGAGTACGACCAGAACGTTTGGGTCCTTTCTAACAGGCTGGCCATGTATCTCTATGGGAGTATTGATAATAGTAAGATTAATTATAGGGTGTACAGGGCGAACGTTAAGGAAGCTGTTAAGGATACCGTCTGCGATCCTTATCACATTGTGCCTGGTTCTGAACACGGCTATGACGAAacttgttga